A part of Miscanthus floridulus cultivar M001 chromosome 6, ASM1932011v1, whole genome shotgun sequence genomic DNA contains:
- the LOC136456136 gene encoding LOW QUALITY PROTEIN: thiamine thiazole synthase 2, chloroplastic-like (The sequence of the model RefSeq protein was modified relative to this genomic sequence to represent the inferred CDS: deleted 1 base in 1 codon) translates to MATTAASSLLKSSFAGSRLPAATRTPSSVVIAATPRAGGGPICASISSSNPPYDLTSFKFSPIKESVVSREMTRRYMTDMITHADTDVVIVGAGSAGLSCAYELSKDPTVSIAIVEQSVSPGGGAWLGGQLFSAMVVRKPAHLFLDELGVAYDEAEDYVVIKHAALFTSTVMSAVLARPNVKLFNAVAVEDLIVKQGRVGGVVTNWALVSMNHDTQSCMDPNVMEAKVVVSSCGHDGPFGATGVKRLQDIGMISAVPGMKALDMNTAEDEIVRLTREVVPGMIVTGMEVAEIDGAPRMGPTFGAMMISGQKAAHLALQALGRPNAVDGTIPKVSPALREEFVIASKDDEVVDA, encoded by the exons atggccaccaccgcggCGTCTAGCCTCCTCAAGTCCTCCTTCGCGGGCTCCCGGCTC CCGGCTGCCACGCGCACCCCGTCGTCCGTGGTCATTGCGGCCACCCcgcgcgccggcggcggcccCATCTGCGCGTCCATCTCCTCCTCCAACCCGCCCTACGACCTGACGTCCTTCAAGTTCAGCCCCATCAAGGAGTCCGTCGTGTCCCGCGAGATGACCCGTCGCTACATGACGGACATGATCACCCACGCCGACACCGACGTGGTCATCGTGGGCGCCGGCTCCGCGGGGCTCTCCTGCGCGTACGAGCTCTCCAAGGACCCCACGGTGAGCATCGCCATCGTGGAGCAGTCGGTGTCCCCGGGCGGCGGCGCGTGGCTGGGCGGGCAGCTGTTCTCGGCCATGGTGGTGCGCAAGCCGGCGCACCTGTTCCTGGACGAGCTGGGCGTCGCCTACGACGAGGCCGAGGACTACGTGGTGATCAAGCACGCGGCGCTCTTCACGTCCACGGTCATGAGCGCGGTCCTGGCGCGGCCCAACGTGAAGCTGTTCAACGCCGTGGCCGTGGAGGACCTGATCGTGAAGCAGGGGCGCGTCGGCGGCGTGGTCACCAACTGGGCGCTGGTGTCCATGAACCACGACACGCAGTCGTGCATGGACCCCAACGTGATGGAGGCCAAGGTGGTGGTCAGCTCCTGCGGCCACGACGGGCCCTTCGGGGCCACGGGCGTCAAGAGGCTCCAGGACATCGGCATGATCAGCGCCGTGCCCGGGATGAAGGCGCTCGACATGAACACCGCCGAGGACGAGATCGTGCGCCTCACGCGCGAGGTCGTGCCCGGCATGATCGTCACCGGAATGGAGGTCGCCGAGATTGACGGCGCGCCGAGGATG GGCCCGACGTTCGGCGCCATGATGATCTCCGGCCAGAAGGCGGCGCACCTGGCGCTGCAGGCGCTGGGCAGGCCCAACGCCGTGGACGGGACCATCCCCAAGGTGTCGCCGGCGTTGCGCGAGGAGTTCGTGATTGCGTCCAAGGACGACGAGGTCGTGGACGCCTGA